In Vanacampus margaritifer isolate UIUO_Vmar chromosome 9, RoL_Vmar_1.0, whole genome shotgun sequence, the following proteins share a genomic window:
- the pigv gene encoding palmitoyltransferase ZDHHC18-A, which produces MFLYLLWNADNPAPVVTDNAPFHESKLLSCLSLTMMDYRAVLEFATFTRAASLFLQALLNAAIPDYDADVFKPPRTEDPLYLDPAVEWLFGGLSHWDAEHYLLIAERGYIYEHNFAFFPLFPIILRGLADTLLWPLGSWLSLRGRLLVAVALGNCILFLLSVVALHALSRVVMQDKRLALLSTFLYCITPANVFMTTGYTESLFAALTFGGMFLLEKGFTLRGCLAFSIASAVRSNGLVNIGFLLYLPSVYAISQIRLYRSIAKGHRKIFYYIWVIIRLLLTSLLGTAVIALPFCAFQYYGYRTFCTPTASLDRIPLALVSLAEQKGYRIADENSPPPLWCMRPLPIMYSHIQDVYWNVGFLRYFELRQIPNFLLALPMASLGVMAAYAYFQANPELCFRLGLWEAHSKKGLNKPIPGFLNPRVFVYVVHSTALLVFGTLCMHVQVLTRFMASSSPVPFWISAHLLLLNEPLLHRRKTSTPSVQMKTSAKNGCKHMPQNPVIALIPYIRVCSPITKSILGYFLSYWVLGLATHCNCLPWT; this is translated from the exons ATGTTTCTTTATTTGTTATGGAATGCTGACAATCCGGCGCCAGTAGTCACCGACAATGCTCCGTTCCATGAAAGCAAGCTTTTGTCGTGTCTTTCACTGACTATGATGGATTACAGAGCTGTGCTGGAGTTTGCTACATTCACCAGGGCTGCCTCGTTGTTTTTGCAG GCTCTCTTGAACGCTGCCATCCCTGACTACGATGCTGATGTGTTCAAGCCCCCACGGACAGAAGATCCTCTATACTTGGACCCTGCGGTGGAGTGGTTATTCGGCGGTCTCAGCCACTGGGATGCCGAGCATTACCTCCTCATCGCTGAGAGAGGATACATCTACGAGCACAACTTTGCTTTCTTCCCCCTGTTCCCCATCATCTTGCGGGGCCTGGCCGACACACTGCTGTGGCCTCTGGGCAGCTGGTTGAGCCTGCGAGGCCGTTTACTGGTGGCGGTCGCCCTTGGGAATTGTATCCTCTTCCTGCTGAGTGTGGTGGCCTTGCACGCACTTAGTCGGGTGGTTATGCAGGACAAGCGTCTCGCCCTGCTTTCCACCTTCCTCTACTGCATCACACCTGCTAATGTTTTCATGACCACTGGCTACACGGAGAGTCTGTTTGCCGCGCTGACATTTGGCGGTATGTTCCTCCTGGAAAAGGGATTCACCCTTAGAGGCTGCCTGGCGTTCAGTATAGCATCAGCGGTGCGATCCAACGGGCTGGTCAATATAGGTTTTCTTTTGTATCTTCCATCAGTATATGCCATCTCCCAGATCCGTTTATACCGTTCAATTGCAAAAGGCCACAGGAAGATCTTCTACTACATTTGGGTCATCATCCGCCTCCTGCTTACCTCTCTGCTAGGAACAGCAGTCATTGCCCTTCCCTTCTGTGCTTTTCAGTACTACGGCTATAGAACTTTTTGTACGCCAACAGCCTCCTTAGACCGCATCCCCCTCGCTCTCGTCTCCTTGGCTGAGCAGAAGGGCTACCGTATTGCCGATGAAAATAGTCCTCCACCTCTCTGGTGCATGAGACCCCTCCCCATAATGTATTCCCATATCCAGGACGTGTACTGGAATGTGGGCTTCCTCCGATACTTTGAACTGAGACAAATACCCAATTTCCTTCTTGCTTTACCTATGGCATCTTTGGGTGTAATGGCAGCTTATGCTTATTTCCAAGCAAACCCAGAGCTGTGTTTCAGACTTGGACTTTGGGAGGCACATTCGAAGAAAGGCCTCAACAAACCAATACCAGGATTTTTAAACCCCAGAGTAtttgtatatgttgtgcattCTACTGCTCTGCTGGTGTTCGGAACCTTGTGCATGCACGTGCAG GTCCTGACCCGATTCATGGCCTCGTCGTCTCCCGTTCCCTTCTGGATCAGTGCTCATCTGCTCCTCCTCAACGAGCCACTTCTTCACCGAAGGAAAACATCAACGCCCAGCGTTCAGATGAAGACTTCTGCCAAAAACGGCTGCAAGCACATGCCTCAAAATCCCGTCATTGCGTTGATACCGTACATCCGAGTGTGCTCTCCCATCACAAAAAGCATCCTGGGCTACTTCCTTTCGTACTGGGTGCTGGGCCTGGCAACGCACTGTAACTGCCTACCGTGGACTTGA